In a genomic window of Eriocheir sinensis breed Jianghai 21 chromosome 38, ASM2467909v1, whole genome shotgun sequence:
- the LOC127008762 gene encoding myotubularin-related protein 4-like isoform X5, with the protein MDCEDSGGGTGDTSTYQVLAAQDSYPKQICQFDEPSLSIPFIPLSGEYAQFVGRTSEGLIAHSNYRVFLQQRDATYHIPLGVIEVVECREIFFLYLLCKDTKSYKCTFPTTEQCAEWQRRLTKALSLPQRLENVFAFAFYMWNMEESRELHNALIEPEGQQSYAMRAEKMFDEEVRRLGFDLGGAWRISMANIDYQLCPTYPKKLVVPASINDNVLDFVARFRAARRIPAVVWRHSNGAVIARCSQPEVGWLGWRSSEDEDLVKAVSEACAYDSPISSSNGIATAAAQLLPPSDSDKEAVTPSSDIPSLCDLPEAKAQADIKKVLIVDARSYATAVANRARGGGCECPEYYPQCEIQFMNLANIHTIRKSHHGLRQLASSSPDIPNWLSLLENSRWLGHLSGLFKAAVTIVQAVEREARPVLVHCSDGWDRTPQLTALSQLLLDPYYRTIHGFVVLIEREWVEFGHKFSDRCGIGRCCEDVNERCPVFLQWLDCVHHLLYWYPTAFQFNQAFLVKLAQHVYSNLFGTFLCNSSQERVQADIGDRSYSVWAFLKVNSQRYTNYLYVPTQQVLYPSCHVKDLRLWTSVYMPEMGEVTADTTTSAHPSVDDDEDEEEEIASSGGELVKTKSYDDLLAGTSPPPHQPLRRSSDPNIRESGPNMAMLNSALGAELGNEESETAAENASEDAASEDFDAYEDSTSEPIGERQNDESESLTLCEPSVLESEIHRCVSVVQNEPCDIGVESGEEASELLGQECVELQEKCIIKVTDSKRDTNADRLYARKGASGERQFKSLAEQSIEGSTDTLVAEIGIIATEEKVYQNREGENVPMLNRDAGQNSSKSILQGKCCPFMNGAVGEENEVCVPANNRKGQKQSVSSNPESSTEDRTEKRTVNGISNMSSVMHSVAASGCNICLQSKKLLDETSTGDSWRSAGLMNEGSVGGGTGRGVTTGPGSRVSLYSTPMHSRTPSSCIPSTPCEDRFGGGDSSRGNNYATIDGLHNVSDEVTKRLHQIILTHQSEKESLKRDLQATRQALYNQIQHNRCHTHHHDGTEDQMSLPESVGSGSGGSVGQESGVSDTSWEAVEEGEARPTLWVPDHAVDACTGCNTQFWIGRRKHHCRLVARSCGKIFCSECSEHSIPIPREQLYQPVRVCGACFFNLGVEHTKPKIVAAASN; encoded by the exons ATGGACTGCGAAGACAGCGGTGGAGGAACAGGGGACACATCCACATACCAG GTCTTAGCCGCCCAGGACTCGTACCCAAAACAAATCTGCCAGTTTGACGAACCCTCGCTGtccatccccttcatccctctgAGCGGGGAGTACGCCCAGTTCGTGGGGCGCACCTCCGAGGGACTGATCGCCCACTCCAACTACCGTGTGTTCCTCCAGCAGCGCGATGCCACCTACCACATCCCACTGGGCGTCATCGAGGTGGTGGAGTGTCGGGAAatattcttcctctacctcctctgtAAAGACACCAAGTCATACAA GTGTACGTTCCCTACCACTGAACAATGTGCAGAGTGGCAGAGGCGTCTCACCAAGGCTCTGTCCCTCCCCCAACGACTGGAAAATGTCTTTGCCTTCGCCTTCTATATGTGGAACATGGAAGAGTCTCGGGAGCTCCACAATGCCCTCATTGAACCGGAAGGACAGCAGTCGTATGCGATGCGGGCTGAAAAGATGTTTGACGAGGAG GTACGACGGCTTGGCTTTGATCTGGGTGGGGCGTGGCGGATCTCCATGGCAAACATCGACTACCAGCTCTGTCCCACGTACCCCAAGAAGCTCGTGGTCCCGGCATCCATCAACGACAATGTGTTAGACTTTGTGGCGCGGTTCAGGGCGGCGCGAAGGATCCCAGCGGTGGTGTGGAG GCACTCAAACGGAGCCGTCATCGCGCGGTGTAGCCAGCCTGAGGTCGGGTGGTTGGGGTGGCGATCAAGCGAGGACGAGGACTTAGTAAAGGCCGTCTCTGAGGCATGTGCGTATGACAGCCCCATCTCCTCATCCAATGGCATAGCCACCGCAGCCGCCCAACTGCTGCCGCCCAGTGACAGCGATAAGGAGGCTGTCACTCCATCGTCTGACATCCCTTCCCTCTGTGATCTGCCGGAAGCGAAGGCCCAGGCAGACATTAAG AAAGTCTTGATCGTCGACGCCAGGTCCTATGCCACAGCCGTCGCCAACCGGGCCCGAGGTGGAGGGTGCGAGTGCCCAGAGTACTACCCTCAGTGCGAGATCCAGTTCATGAACCTCGCCAACATCCACACCATCCGCAAGTCTCACCACGGACTGCGCCAGCTGGCATCCTCCTCACCAGACATCCCCAA CTGGCTGTCGTTGCTGGAGAACTCTCGGTGGCTTGGACATCTCTCGGGGCTGTTCAAGGCTGCCGTAACGATAGTGCAAGCGGTGGAGAGGGAGGCAAGGCCCGTCCTCGTCCATTGCTCCGATGGGTGGGACCGAACACCCCAACTGACGGCTCTCTCTCAGCTCCTCCTTGACCCTTACTACAGGACGATACAT GGTTTCGTGGTGCTTATTGAACGTGAGTGGGTAGAGTTCGGCCACAAGTTCAGTGACCGCTGTGGGATTGGCCGTTGCTGCGAGGACGTCAACGAGAGGTGTCCGGTGTTTCTGCAGTGGCTAGATTGTGTGCACCACCTTCTCTACTGGTATCCAACGGCATTCCAGTTCAATCAGGCCTTTCTG GTCAAGCTAGCGCAGCATGTGTACAGCAACCTCTTTGGCACCTTCCTGTGTAACTCCTCCCAAGAGCGCGTTCAGGCGGACATTGGCGACCGGTCCTACTCCGTCTGGGCCTTTCTCAAAGTGAACAGCCAGCGCTACACCAACTACCTCTACGTCCCCACCCAGCAGGTCCTCTACCCCTCGTGCCACGTCAAGGACCTCCGCCTGTGGACCTCGGTGTACATGCCGGAGATGGGGGAGGTGACGGCCGATACCACCACCAGCGCCCACCCCAGCGTTGACGATGATGAG gatgaagaggaggagattgccAGCTCTGGAGGGGAGTTAGTCAAGACCAAGTCCTATGATGACCTCCTGGCTGGCACGTCTCCGCCCCCACACCAACCCTTGCGGCGCTCCTCGGACCCTAACAttagagaaag CGGCCCCAACATGGCGATGCTCAACTCGGCCCTCGGCGCAGAGCTGGGCAACGAGGAATCAGAAACAGCTGCCGAGAACGCAAGCGAGGACGCGGCAAGTGAGGACTTTGACGCTTATGAGGACTCCACCAGTGAGCCTATAGGAGAGCGCCAGAACGATGAGTCCGAGTCGTTAACACTGTGCGAACCATCTGTCTTGGAGTCTGAAATCCacaggtgtgtgagtgtggtgCAAAACGAGCCCTGTGATATCGGTGTGGAGAGTGGCGAGGAGGCAAGTGAGTTGCTGGGACAGGAGTGCGTGGAGCTGCAGGAGAAGTGCATCATTAAGGTGACGGACTCCAAGAGAGACACGAACGCTGACCGCCTCTACGCACGGAAAGGCGCAAGCGGTGAACGGCAGTTTAAGTCCCTGGCCGAGCAATCCATAGAGGGCTCCACAGACACCCTAGTGGCGGAGATCGGCATCATAGCCACTGAGGAAAAAGTGTACCAGAACAGGGAGGGCGAGAACGTTCCCATGTTGAACCGGGACGCGGGACAGAACAGCTCTAAGTCCATCTTGCAGGGGAAGTGTTGTCCTTTTATGAACGGCGCCGTGGGGGAGGAGAACGAGGTGTGCGTGCCCGCCAACAACCGCAAGGGGCAGAAGCAGTCCGTGTCCTCCAATCCTGAGAGCTCCACCGAGGACAGAACCGAGAAGAGAACTGTGAACGGGATCTCCAACATGAGCTCCGTCATGCACAGCGTCGCGGCATCCGGCTGCAACATTTGTCTCCAGAGCAAGAAGCTGCTGGACGAGACGAGCACCGGGGACTCATGGCGCAGCGCGGGGCTCATGAACGAAGGGTCTGTTGGGGGCGGGACTGGGCGGGGCGTCACCACAGGACCAGGCAGTCGGGTGTCCCTGTACTCCACCCCAATGCACTCCCGGACACCATCCTCCTGCATACCTTCAACCCCGTGTGAAGACAG GTTTGGTGGGGGTGACAGCAGCAGAGGCAACAACTACGCCACCATAGACGGGCTGCATAATGTTAGTGATGAGGTGACCAAGAGGCTGCATCAGATTATTTTGACGCACCAG TCTGAAAAAGAATCTCTAAAGAGAGACTTGCAGGCCACCAGACAAGCGCTCTACAACCAGATTCAACACAACCGctgccacacccaccaccacgacGGCACCGAAGACCAG ATGTCCCTGCCCGAGAGTGTTGGCTCCGGCTCTGGAGGCTCTGTGGGTCAGGAGTCTGGGGTGTCAGACACTTCCTGGGAGGCTGTGGAGGAGGGTGAGGCCCGGCCAACGCTGTGGGTGCCCGACCATGCGGTGGACGCCTGCACGGGATGTAACACGCAGTTCTGGATAGGCCGGCGAAAGCACCACTGCAGGTTAGTTGCCAG GAGCTGTGGTAAAATATTTTGTTCAGAATGCTCGGAGCACAGCATTCCCATCCCTCGGGAGCAGCTGTACCAGCCAGTGAGGGTGTGTGGGGCCTGTTTCTTTAACCTGGGCGTGGAGCACACAAAACCAAAGATAGTTGCTGCTGCTTCTAACTGA
- the LOC127008762 gene encoding myotubularin-related protein 3-like isoform X4 has translation MTCQHQGARGTGGQAGHGAEGTGQGGHGGQQQGQRLQQGAVMLLSFSRPATATYSTWTSRAPRTVARTPDPVRMDCEDSGGGTGDTSTYQVLAAQDSYPKQICQFDEPSLSIPFIPLSGEYAQFVGRTSEGLIAHSNYRVFLQQRDATYHIPLGVIEVVECREIFFLYLLCKDTKSYKCTFPTTEQCAEWQRRLTKALSLPQRLENVFAFAFYMWNMEESRELHNALIEPEGQQSYAMRAEKMFDEEVRRLGFDLGGAWRISMANIDYQLCPTYPKKLVVPASINDNVLDFVARFRAARRIPAVVWRHSNGAVIARCSQPEVGWLGWRSSEDEDLVKAVSEACAYDSPISSSNGIATAAAQLLPPSDSDKEAVTPSSDIPSLCDLPEAKAQADIKKVLIVDARSYATAVANRARGGGCECPEYYPQCEIQFMNLANIHTIRKSHHGLRQLASSSPDIPNWLSLLENSRWLGHLSGLFKAAVTIVQAVEREARPVLVHCSDGWDRTPQLTALSQLLLDPYYRTIHGFVVLIEREWVEFGHKFSDRCGIGRCCEDVNERCPVFLQWLDCVHHLLYWYPTAFQFNQAFLVKLAQHVYSNLFGTFLCNSSQERVQADIGDRSYSVWAFLKVNSQRYTNYLYVPTQQVLYPSCHVKDLRLWTSVYMPEMGEVTADTTTSAHPSVDDDEDEEEEIASSGGELVKTKSYDDLLAGTSPPPHQPLRRSSDPNIRESGPNMAMLNSALGAELGNEESETAAENASEDAASEDFDAYEDSTSEPIGERQNDESESLTLCEPSVLESEIHRCVSVVQNEPCDIGVESGEEASELLGQECVELQEKCIIKVTDSKRDTNADRLYARKGASGERQFKSLAEQSIEGSTDTLVAEIGIIATEEKVYQNREGENVPMLNRDAGQNSSKSILQGKCCPFMNGAVGEENEVCVPANNRKGQKQSVSSNPESSTEDRTEKRTVNGISNMSSVMHSVAASGCNICLQSKKLLDETSTGDSWRSAGLMNEGSVGGGTGRGVTTGPGSRVSLYSTPMHSRTPSSCIPSTPCEDRFGGGDSSRGNNYATIDGLHNVSDEVTKRLHQIILTHQSEKESLKRDLQATRQALYNQIQHNRCHTHHHDGTEDQMSLPESVGSGSGGSVGQESGVSDTSWEAVEEGEARPTLWVPDHAVDACTGCNTQFWIGRRKHHCSGSSCSSVQPLNQAEELW, from the exons GGGCAGAAGGCACGGGGCAAGGGGGCCACGGAGGGCAGCAGCAGGGCCAGAGGCTGCAGCAGGGCGCCGTGATGCTGCTATCGTTCTCCCGCCCTGCAACTGCCACCTACTCCACGTGGACCAGCAGGGCGCCTCGAACGGTTGCCAG GACTCCGGATCCCGTGAGGATGGACTGCGAAGACAGCGGTGGAGGAACAGGGGACACATCCACATACCAG GTCTTAGCCGCCCAGGACTCGTACCCAAAACAAATCTGCCAGTTTGACGAACCCTCGCTGtccatccccttcatccctctgAGCGGGGAGTACGCCCAGTTCGTGGGGCGCACCTCCGAGGGACTGATCGCCCACTCCAACTACCGTGTGTTCCTCCAGCAGCGCGATGCCACCTACCACATCCCACTGGGCGTCATCGAGGTGGTGGAGTGTCGGGAAatattcttcctctacctcctctgtAAAGACACCAAGTCATACAA GTGTACGTTCCCTACCACTGAACAATGTGCAGAGTGGCAGAGGCGTCTCACCAAGGCTCTGTCCCTCCCCCAACGACTGGAAAATGTCTTTGCCTTCGCCTTCTATATGTGGAACATGGAAGAGTCTCGGGAGCTCCACAATGCCCTCATTGAACCGGAAGGACAGCAGTCGTATGCGATGCGGGCTGAAAAGATGTTTGACGAGGAG GTACGACGGCTTGGCTTTGATCTGGGTGGGGCGTGGCGGATCTCCATGGCAAACATCGACTACCAGCTCTGTCCCACGTACCCCAAGAAGCTCGTGGTCCCGGCATCCATCAACGACAATGTGTTAGACTTTGTGGCGCGGTTCAGGGCGGCGCGAAGGATCCCAGCGGTGGTGTGGAG GCACTCAAACGGAGCCGTCATCGCGCGGTGTAGCCAGCCTGAGGTCGGGTGGTTGGGGTGGCGATCAAGCGAGGACGAGGACTTAGTAAAGGCCGTCTCTGAGGCATGTGCGTATGACAGCCCCATCTCCTCATCCAATGGCATAGCCACCGCAGCCGCCCAACTGCTGCCGCCCAGTGACAGCGATAAGGAGGCTGTCACTCCATCGTCTGACATCCCTTCCCTCTGTGATCTGCCGGAAGCGAAGGCCCAGGCAGACATTAAG AAAGTCTTGATCGTCGACGCCAGGTCCTATGCCACAGCCGTCGCCAACCGGGCCCGAGGTGGAGGGTGCGAGTGCCCAGAGTACTACCCTCAGTGCGAGATCCAGTTCATGAACCTCGCCAACATCCACACCATCCGCAAGTCTCACCACGGACTGCGCCAGCTGGCATCCTCCTCACCAGACATCCCCAA CTGGCTGTCGTTGCTGGAGAACTCTCGGTGGCTTGGACATCTCTCGGGGCTGTTCAAGGCTGCCGTAACGATAGTGCAAGCGGTGGAGAGGGAGGCAAGGCCCGTCCTCGTCCATTGCTCCGATGGGTGGGACCGAACACCCCAACTGACGGCTCTCTCTCAGCTCCTCCTTGACCCTTACTACAGGACGATACAT GGTTTCGTGGTGCTTATTGAACGTGAGTGGGTAGAGTTCGGCCACAAGTTCAGTGACCGCTGTGGGATTGGCCGTTGCTGCGAGGACGTCAACGAGAGGTGTCCGGTGTTTCTGCAGTGGCTAGATTGTGTGCACCACCTTCTCTACTGGTATCCAACGGCATTCCAGTTCAATCAGGCCTTTCTG GTCAAGCTAGCGCAGCATGTGTACAGCAACCTCTTTGGCACCTTCCTGTGTAACTCCTCCCAAGAGCGCGTTCAGGCGGACATTGGCGACCGGTCCTACTCCGTCTGGGCCTTTCTCAAAGTGAACAGCCAGCGCTACACCAACTACCTCTACGTCCCCACCCAGCAGGTCCTCTACCCCTCGTGCCACGTCAAGGACCTCCGCCTGTGGACCTCGGTGTACATGCCGGAGATGGGGGAGGTGACGGCCGATACCACCACCAGCGCCCACCCCAGCGTTGACGATGATGAG gatgaagaggaggagattgccAGCTCTGGAGGGGAGTTAGTCAAGACCAAGTCCTATGATGACCTCCTGGCTGGCACGTCTCCGCCCCCACACCAACCCTTGCGGCGCTCCTCGGACCCTAACAttagagaaag CGGCCCCAACATGGCGATGCTCAACTCGGCCCTCGGCGCAGAGCTGGGCAACGAGGAATCAGAAACAGCTGCCGAGAACGCAAGCGAGGACGCGGCAAGTGAGGACTTTGACGCTTATGAGGACTCCACCAGTGAGCCTATAGGAGAGCGCCAGAACGATGAGTCCGAGTCGTTAACACTGTGCGAACCATCTGTCTTGGAGTCTGAAATCCacaggtgtgtgagtgtggtgCAAAACGAGCCCTGTGATATCGGTGTGGAGAGTGGCGAGGAGGCAAGTGAGTTGCTGGGACAGGAGTGCGTGGAGCTGCAGGAGAAGTGCATCATTAAGGTGACGGACTCCAAGAGAGACACGAACGCTGACCGCCTCTACGCACGGAAAGGCGCAAGCGGTGAACGGCAGTTTAAGTCCCTGGCCGAGCAATCCATAGAGGGCTCCACAGACACCCTAGTGGCGGAGATCGGCATCATAGCCACTGAGGAAAAAGTGTACCAGAACAGGGAGGGCGAGAACGTTCCCATGTTGAACCGGGACGCGGGACAGAACAGCTCTAAGTCCATCTTGCAGGGGAAGTGTTGTCCTTTTATGAACGGCGCCGTGGGGGAGGAGAACGAGGTGTGCGTGCCCGCCAACAACCGCAAGGGGCAGAAGCAGTCCGTGTCCTCCAATCCTGAGAGCTCCACCGAGGACAGAACCGAGAAGAGAACTGTGAACGGGATCTCCAACATGAGCTCCGTCATGCACAGCGTCGCGGCATCCGGCTGCAACATTTGTCTCCAGAGCAAGAAGCTGCTGGACGAGACGAGCACCGGGGACTCATGGCGCAGCGCGGGGCTCATGAACGAAGGGTCTGTTGGGGGCGGGACTGGGCGGGGCGTCACCACAGGACCAGGCAGTCGGGTGTCCCTGTACTCCACCCCAATGCACTCCCGGACACCATCCTCCTGCATACCTTCAACCCCGTGTGAAGACAG GTTTGGTGGGGGTGACAGCAGCAGAGGCAACAACTACGCCACCATAGACGGGCTGCATAATGTTAGTGATGAGGTGACCAAGAGGCTGCATCAGATTATTTTGACGCACCAG TCTGAAAAAGAATCTCTAAAGAGAGACTTGCAGGCCACCAGACAAGCGCTCTACAACCAGATTCAACACAACCGctgccacacccaccaccacgacGGCACCGAAGACCAG ATGTCCCTGCCCGAGAGTGTTGGCTCCGGCTCTGGAGGCTCTGTGGGTCAGGAGTCTGGGGTGTCAGACACTTCCTGGGAGGCTGTGGAGGAGGGTGAGGCCCGGCCAACGCTGTGGGTGCCCGACCATGCGGTGGACGCCTGCACGGGATGTAACACGCAGTTCTGGATAGGCCGGCGAAAGCACCACTGCAG CGGATCATCTTGCTCAAGCGTCCAACCACTCAACCAGGCAGAG GAGCTGTGGTAA